One genomic segment of Hordeum vulgare subsp. vulgare chromosome 2H, MorexV3_pseudomolecules_assembly, whole genome shotgun sequence includes these proteins:
- the LOC123429170 gene encoding protein NRT1/ PTR FAMILY 2.11-like, producing MCGMDAANPDLPKQEEQDHGNGISIEKMTGESPGDAVHNYRGWKAMPYVIGNETFEKLGTIGTLSNLLVYLTAVYHMKSVNAATLLNFFTGSCNLATVLGAFVSDTYVGRYTTLAAATIASFIGMVLLTLTAALHSLHPPACISKGQCESPIPSQLAVLLLSFFFLVIGAGGIRPCNLAFGADQFDPHTADGRRGMTSFFNWYYFTYTIAMMVSATVIIYLQSDVSWALGLAVPAVLMGLSCAVFFMGTRLYVRISPEGSPFTSFTQVVVAALRKRHLRPDRNTAELFDPPHRSKLVSKLAYTDQFTWLDKAAMETTEDVACSNGKTLVDPWRLCTMQQVEEVKCLARVIPVWSSGIVYFVVITQLGTYIVFQAAQTDRRISNSASFEIPQGSFVVFQMLALTLWIPVYDRLVVPALQRFTKREGGITQLERIGVGLVLSVVTMLVSAAVEHRRRRTAAMMSCFWLVPQQLLVGLSEAFTVVGLTEFYYRQFPENMKSVAGALFFLGVAVASFASGLMVTVVHRVTRRRDGRPDWLAQDLDEGRVDLFYLVTAAIAAANLVYFVACARWYRFKKSDGDVNAGNDAELDESSKKAASAAPV from the exons ATGTGCGGGATGGACGCCGCTAACCCTGATCTGCCGAAGCAGGAGGAGCAGGATCATGGCAATGGCATCAGCATAGAGAAGATGACCGGCGAATCGCCGGGGGACGCCGTCCACAACTACCGCGGATGGAAGGCCATGCCTTACGTCATAG GGAACGAGACTTTTGAGAAGCTTGGCACGATTGGGACGCTATCGAACTTGCTGGTGTACCTGACAGCGGTGTACCACATGAAGAGCGTCAATGCCGCCACCCTCCTCAATTTCTTCACCGGCAGCTGCAACCTCGCCACCGTCCTGGGCGCCTTCGTCAGCGACACCTATGTTGGCCGCTACACCACCCTAGCGGCCGCCACCATCGCCTCCTTCATCGGCATGGTCCTGCTCACCCTCACTGCCGCACTGCACTCTCTCCACCCTCCTGCCTGCATCTCCAAAGGCCAGTGTGAGAGCCCCATCCCCTCCCAGCTGGCCGTGCTCCTtctgtccttcttcttcctcgtcatcGGCGCCGgcggcatccgcccgtgcaacttGGCATTCGGGGCTGACCAGTTCGATCCACATACCGCCGATGGACGACGTGGCATGACTAGCTTCTTCAACTGGTACTACTTCACCTACACCATCGCCATGATGGTCTCTGCCACTGTCATCATCTACCTCCAGAGCGATGTCAGCTGGGCGTTGGGTCTCGCCGTGCCTGCAGTGCTCATGGGCCTCTCATGCGCCGTCTTCTTCATGGGCACACGCCTCTACGTGCGCATCAGCCCTGAGGGCAGCCCGTTCACCAGCTTTACACAGGTCGTCGTTGCTGCCCTCCGCAAGCGCCACCTCCGACCAGATCGCAACACTGCCGAGCTGTTTGACCCGCCGCACAGGAGCAAGCTCGTCTCCAAGCTGGCATACACTGACCAGTTTACCTGGCTCGACAAGGCGGCCATGGAGACCACTGAGGACGTTGCCTGCTCCAATGGAAAGACATTGGTAGACCCATGGCGGTTGTGCACTATGCAACAGGTGGAGGAGGTGAAATGCCTAGCGCGTGTCATCCCGGTATGGTCATCGGGGATTGTATACTTCGTGGTGATCACTCAGTTAGGCACCTACATTGTGTTCCAGGCGGCGCAGACTGATCGCCGGATCAGCAACTCCGCCAGCTTCGAGATCCCTCAGGGCTCCTTCGTCGTCTTCCAAATGCTCGCCCTCACACTCTGGATCCCGGTGTACGACCGGTTGGTGGTGCCGGCGCTCCAGCGTTTCACTAAGCGCGAAGGAGGCATCACCCAGCTGGAGCGGATCGGCGTTGGGTTGGTGCTCTCTGTGGTGACGATGCTGGTGTCTGCAGCGGTGGAGCACCGCCGGCGCCGGACGGCGGCTATGATGTCGTGCTTCTGGCTGGTACCACAACAGCTGTTGGTAGGGCTATCGGAGGCGTTCACAGTCGTTGGGCTGACCGAGTTCTACTATAGGCAGTTCCCGGAGAACATGAAGAGCGTGGCCGGGGCGCTCTTCTTCCTGGGTGTCGCGGTGGCGAGCTTTGCCAGCGGGCTCATGGTGACAGTGGTGCACCGGGTGACGAGGAGACGGGACGGGCGGCCGGACTGGCTGGCGCAGGACCTGGACGAGGGAAGGGTCGACTTGTTCTACCTCGTCACTGCCGCCATCGCCGCCGCCAACCTCGTCTACTTcgtggcctgcgcacggtggtacAGGTTCAAGAAGTCCGATGGTGATGTCAACGCTGGCAATGATGCCGAGCTTGACGAAAGCTCAAAGAAGGCTGCGAGTGCGGCGCCGGTTTAG